From Granulicella sp. WH15, the proteins below share one genomic window:
- a CDS encoding CbiX/SirB N-terminal domain-containing protein, producing MKKTLIHPAILLACLPAIAFAQAPHKPTREGVLLLAHGGSAQEWNEEVRHVADQVDLTTPTEIAFGMATRSTMQSAINRLVARGVTDIVAVPLFVSSHSSVIDSTAYLLGLRKQEPEDLKMFASMDHGNGMVMDHEAMQHDTAVSSEAEKPIVSPVPIHMASALDHHPIVAEILRDRAASISSNPAHEVVILVAHGPVPDDENKLWLSDMGVLAKELGEQTHYAAIQSLTLRDDADKPVRDAATQQLREKVEQANKSGNTALIVPLLLSYGGIEEGLRKRLSGLTYKMPTQALLPDTRIVNWVKETARINGADLAQTQH from the coding sequence ATGAAGAAAACCTTGATACATCCTGCAATTCTGCTCGCCTGTCTTCCAGCTATCGCCTTCGCGCAGGCTCCGCACAAGCCCACGCGCGAAGGCGTGCTTCTGCTCGCACACGGCGGCAGCGCGCAAGAGTGGAACGAAGAGGTTCGCCACGTAGCCGACCAGGTCGATCTCACAACACCCACAGAGATCGCCTTCGGCATGGCCACCCGCTCCACCATGCAGTCAGCCATCAACCGACTTGTGGCGCGCGGCGTTACCGACATAGTAGCCGTGCCGCTCTTTGTAAGCTCGCACAGCTCCGTCATCGACAGCACAGCCTATCTTCTTGGCCTTCGCAAGCAAGAGCCGGAAGACCTGAAGATGTTTGCCTCCATGGATCACGGCAACGGCATGGTGATGGATCACGAAGCGATGCAGCACGACACGGCTGTATCATCCGAAGCCGAAAAACCAATCGTCTCCCCCGTGCCCATTCACATGGCATCCGCACTCGACCATCATCCCATCGTCGCCGAGATCCTTCGCGACCGCGCCGCGTCCATCAGCAGCAATCCCGCGCACGAGGTAGTCATCCTGGTCGCCCACGGTCCCGTGCCGGACGACGAGAACAAGCTCTGGCTTAGCGACATGGGCGTTCTGGCCAAAGAGCTAGGCGAGCAAACACACTACGCCGCAATCCAGTCTCTCACTCTGCGCGATGACGCCGACAAGCCGGTAAGAGATGCCGCCACACAGCAACTGCGCGAGAAGGTCGAACAAGCCAACAAATCTGGCAACACAGCACTGATTGTCCCCCTGCTACTCTCCTACGGCGGCATCGAAGAGGGTCTTCGCAAACGTCTCTCCGGCCTGACCTATAAGATGCCCACACAGGCTCTACTCCCAGACACAAGGATCGTGAACTGGGTCAAAGAGACAGCACGCATCAATGGCGCGGACTTAGCCCAGACACAACACTAA
- a CDS encoding TonB-dependent receptor produces the protein MRKTVLALVLLSCTSLWSQSSGRHVAGRVLDPQGNAVAHAELTLRSALSGTAQKTQSNNSGSYTFAEVSPGEYILTATASGLAPNTRSVQVKSSSMSTPADIALSVATVEQSVVVVSASRVKELQQDSPLPIDVVTKQRIERTGFESVADILSELPGVVTRNNSSYSGSSQEQIDGVASQDILVLQDGLPIVGARGINSGIIDLDQQNIGRLDRVEVVRGAASSLYGTDAIGGVINMITHEPIHPIEGGLRLSGGTLGAIDGDLDLGTQWKQWTAFTDLELHHINSYTLFPGDESTIGANNQRYDGLVKLRYSVNPRASIGYTGNAYRNSSNGKSDDMTGTASSGYDYAASNDSTQTHALVGDFLPTSTTAVQTRLYEARFDSNSYSAPISTDNSQGAQFDYGNLYECYHRADATISQQIGSWQFLQGGDEWSQDSYRGLNRIVGDDNGQQVTTNDVWLQDRIQPWKRLIVNLGGRYNHHSLYGSHVVPKIGLVYKVNDHWTLRSAYGKGFRSPSLGELYYLLLHPEYFYQVIGNPTLKPEHSESYSVGADYQVNRYSLGITLYRNNLNHLINYIDAGFPPTEAALDALLAQYGIPPSFGAIPGIETFVYTNVDQAYTQGINLRGSLLLNRNLKVDGFYAYLDPYDVTDKQTLTERSRNSGYFRTEYVSHRLGLIANIRGNFFGKWLLSNGTHEQAYALWNLYASKDIHRGLQAYGAINNLANSRDSLLTQTPPTYDRTDYGRTFRIGLRYTFPHE, from the coding sequence ATGCGAAAAACAGTACTGGCACTTGTTTTGTTGAGCTGTACCTCTCTCTGGTCACAAAGCAGCGGCAGGCATGTCGCGGGACGCGTACTCGATCCCCAGGGCAACGCAGTGGCGCACGCAGAGCTAACCCTGCGCAGCGCCCTGAGCGGTACGGCGCAAAAGACGCAGTCCAACAACAGCGGCAGCTACACCTTTGCAGAGGTCTCCCCAGGCGAGTACATCCTCACCGCCACAGCATCGGGGCTCGCGCCGAACACCCGCTCAGTCCAGGTAAAGTCCAGCAGCATGTCCACACCCGCGGACATCGCACTCTCCGTCGCCACCGTGGAACAGAGCGTCGTCGTGGTCTCCGCATCGCGCGTGAAAGAGCTACAGCAGGACTCTCCCCTGCCCATCGATGTAGTCACCAAACAACGAATCGAGCGTACTGGATTCGAGAGCGTGGCCGACATACTCAGTGAGTTGCCCGGCGTCGTCACTCGCAACAACTCCTCCTACTCAGGCTCATCGCAGGAGCAGATCGACGGCGTCGCCTCGCAGGACATCCTGGTCCTGCAAGACGGCCTGCCCATCGTAGGAGCACGCGGCATCAACAGCGGCATCATTGACCTCGATCAACAAAATATAGGCCGACTGGACCGCGTAGAGGTAGTGCGCGGCGCAGCCTCCTCCCTCTATGGCACCGACGCCATCGGCGGCGTCATCAACATGATCACGCATGAGCCTATCCATCCCATCGAGGGTGGCCTCCGCCTCTCAGGTGGAACCCTGGGAGCCATCGACGGCGATCTAGACCTCGGCACGCAGTGGAAGCAATGGACCGCGTTCACCGACCTCGAGCTTCACCACATCAACTCCTACACATTGTTTCCCGGCGACGAGAGCACCATCGGAGCCAACAACCAGCGTTACGACGGCCTCGTCAAGCTGCGCTACAGCGTCAATCCGCGAGCTTCTATCGGATACACCGGCAACGCCTACCGCAACTCCTCCAACGGCAAGAGCGACGACATGACCGGCACAGCCTCCTCCGGCTACGACTACGCCGCCAGCAACGACAGCACCCAGACCCATGCGCTCGTCGGCGACTTCCTCCCCACCTCGACCACAGCCGTGCAGACTCGCCTCTATGAAGCCCGCTTCGACTCCAACTCTTACTCCGCCCCCATCAGCACGGACAATAGCCAGGGCGCACAGTTCGATTACGGCAACCTCTACGAGTGCTATCACCGCGCCGACGCAACCATATCGCAGCAGATCGGCTCATGGCAGTTCCTCCAGGGCGGCGATGAGTGGTCGCAAGACTCGTATCGCGGCTTGAACCGCATCGTCGGCGACGACAACGGCCAACAGGTCACCACGAACGACGTCTGGCTGCAAGACCGCATCCAGCCATGGAAGAGACTGATCGTCAACCTCGGCGGCCGCTACAACCACCACTCCCTCTACGGCAGCCACGTCGTCCCCAAGATCGGCCTCGTCTACAAGGTCAACGATCACTGGACGCTTCGCAGCGCCTACGGCAAAGGCTTCCGCTCCCCCTCCCTCGGCGAGCTGTACTACCTCCTGCTCCACCCCGAGTACTTCTACCAGGTCATCGGCAACCCAACCCTGAAGCCCGAACACAGCGAGAGCTACTCCGTCGGAGCCGACTATCAGGTCAACCGTTACAGCCTCGGCATCACCCTCTATCGCAACAACCTGAATCACCTCATCAACTACATCGACGCAGGCTTCCCGCCCACCGAAGCCGCACTCGATGCCCTGCTCGCCCAGTACGGCATCCCTCCCTCCTTCGGAGCCATACCCGGCATCGAAACCTTCGTCTACACCAACGTCGATCAGGCCTATACCCAAGGCATCAACCTGCGCGGCAGCCTGCTCCTCAACCGCAACCTGAAGGTCGATGGCTTCTACGCCTATCTCGATCCCTACGACGTCACCGACAAGCAAACACTCACCGAACGCAGCCGCAACTCCGGCTACTTCCGCACCGAATACGTCTCGCACCGCCTCGGTCTCATCGCCAACATCCGCGGCAACTTCTTCGGCAAGTGGCTACTAAGCAATGGTACCCACGAGCAGGCCTACGCCCTCTGGAACCTTTACGCGTCCAAGGATATTCATCGCGGCCTGCAGGCCTACGGAGCCATCAACAACCTGGCCAACAGCCGCGACAGCCTGCTCACGCAAACCCCTCCCACCTACGATCGCACCGACTACGGAAGAACCTTCCGCATCGGCCTGCGTTACACCTTCCCGCACGAATAA
- a CDS encoding carboxylesterase/lipase family protein — MKKKTEKQTNRPIDEAPASPGRRTFVGGIASLSAASLFATPIAHSQNATSVSRSRVSAQLSASDATTITETTTGKLRGYRRNGIYTFKGVPYGASTSGTRRFMPPAKPEPWAGVRNALQYGRVCLNRDSAHFITDGHNSASSDEDSFVLHRGAAAPVMGEDCLRVNVWTPEINGTHKRPVMVFMHGGGYTSGNAHELLSYDGENLARNHDIVTVTNNHRLNVFGYLNLASLGGKEFAESANVGLLDLVAVLEWVRDNIVNFGGDPNNVTIFGQSGGGGKVLALMAMPAAKGLFHRAIVQSGPYLKVLPPEYSARVAELVLKELGLSPSQVDQLQQVSVDRLEGAGVEAIKKMPDIEGSPLRRSFGLSGWGPTADGLVLPQHPFDPAAPAISASVPMITGTNLNEFINGVDRPNANSMSLAELHRLIQQGLGDKSQAIIEAYRRDYPKANPFSLYATIAASSVRHGSFEQARRKAALHSAPVYSYIYSWRTPVLDDRPGPFHAAELAFVFDNADICDHYSAGSPEASALSRQMSTAWVNFARTGNPNHNSIPHWPEYTAENPATMYFNTPCEVRIDAEGEGLRLIAHT, encoded by the coding sequence GTGAAGAAGAAAACAGAGAAACAGACAAACCGTCCTATTGATGAAGCACCAGCCTCACCTGGGCGGAGAACCTTCGTCGGCGGCATAGCCAGCCTCAGTGCGGCCAGCTTGTTTGCCACTCCAATCGCTCATTCACAAAATGCCACATCGGTCAGCAGATCCAGAGTCTCAGCACAGCTCTCAGCATCGGATGCCACAACCATAACCGAAACCACCACCGGCAAACTCCGCGGATACCGTCGCAATGGCATCTACACCTTCAAAGGCGTACCCTACGGAGCCTCTACCAGCGGCACTCGGCGCTTTATGCCGCCAGCCAAGCCCGAGCCCTGGGCAGGAGTTCGCAATGCTCTCCAGTATGGGCGGGTCTGTCTGAATCGCGACTCCGCGCACTTCATCACCGACGGACACAACTCCGCCAGCTCCGACGAAGACTCCTTCGTTCTGCATCGAGGAGCAGCAGCACCCGTCATGGGCGAGGATTGCCTGCGCGTCAACGTCTGGACTCCCGAGATTAACGGCACCCATAAGCGCCCCGTCATGGTCTTCATGCACGGAGGCGGTTATACGAGCGGTAATGCCCATGAGCTACTCTCCTACGATGGCGAAAACCTCGCTCGCAATCACGATATCGTTACAGTCACAAACAACCATCGCCTGAACGTCTTCGGCTATCTCAACCTTGCCTCGCTCGGAGGCAAAGAGTTTGCCGAGTCCGCCAATGTCGGCTTGCTCGATCTTGTTGCCGTACTGGAGTGGGTGCGCGACAACATCGTCAACTTCGGCGGCGACCCGAACAACGTCACCATCTTCGGACAATCCGGTGGCGGCGGAAAGGTCTTGGCTCTCATGGCCATGCCTGCGGCAAAGGGCCTCTTTCACCGCGCAATCGTGCAAAGCGGACCATACCTGAAGGTCCTCCCCCCCGAGTATTCCGCTCGTGTCGCTGAACTCGTTCTAAAGGAGCTTGGCCTTTCCCCATCTCAGGTGGACCAGTTACAGCAGGTCTCAGTCGATCGTCTAGAGGGCGCAGGAGTAGAGGCAATCAAGAAGATGCCTGACATCGAAGGATCGCCCCTGCGTCGCTCCTTCGGATTAAGCGGCTGGGGTCCAACAGCCGATGGCCTTGTACTGCCGCAACATCCCTTCGATCCCGCGGCCCCCGCAATCTCTGCCTCAGTGCCCATGATCACCGGGACCAATCTGAACGAGTTCATCAATGGAGTGGACCGTCCCAACGCAAATAGCATGAGCCTTGCAGAGCTACATCGTCTAATACAGCAGGGCCTCGGCGACAAGAGCCAAGCCATCATCGAAGCCTATCGGCGAGACTACCCCAAAGCCAATCCATTCAGTCTTTATGCAACGATTGCGGCCTCCTCTGTCCGTCATGGATCCTTCGAACAGGCTCGCAGAAAAGCCGCTCTTCACTCAGCCCCGGTCTACAGCTACATCTACTCTTGGCGCACTCCCGTACTCGATGATCGACCCGGCCCCTTCCACGCCGCCGAGCTTGCCTTCGTCTTCGATAACGCCGATATCTGCGACCATTACAGCGCCGGCTCTCCCGAGGCATCTGCGCTTTCCAGACAGATGAGTACAGCCTGGGTAAACTTCGCGCGCACCGGCAACCCAAACCACAACAGCATCCCCCATTGGCCCGAATACACCGCCGAGAATCCTGCGACCATGTACTTCAATACCCCATGCGAAGTGCGCATCGACGCCGAAGGCGAAGGTCTGCGGCTCATCGCTCACACCTAA
- a CDS encoding VOC family protein produces MLQAFQNETIHFVDAMRLTTGDYLNTVRLSNLRQIAQYSITPRVGISANWTARCRRFFEQGIHMKISKFVGFGFVCISSLLAYAQAGPARPAITGISHLSVYSADEAKTEYFYVHDLGAVKMTDPENPQGVRYYFGPTQFIEVLPLPAGETSINRLDHMAYRTADVEALRRYLEAHSVTVPGKAERGSDGSSWFDVMDPEGNKVEFVQAPTKPVSIPINPLSSHIIHIGFMAHRQEVEDAFYRTILGFRPYWFGGGKEGVKSWISQQVPDGTDWVEYMMASGPETRGIPATMSRAGLGSMDHFSLGVDNIEKTTELLYAGDRLTGRNLNAGPKIGRDGKWQLNLFDPDETRAEIMEFQPKVKPCCSPFTAESPIKK; encoded by the coding sequence ATGCTCCAGGCTTTTCAGAATGAGACGATTCATTTTGTGGACGCTATGCGGTTGACAACCGGAGATTATCTAAATACAGTTCGGTTGTCGAATCTGCGCCAGATTGCTCAATATTCGATCACTCCACGAGTTGGCATCTCTGCAAATTGGACAGCTAGGTGCAGGCGTTTCTTCGAGCAAGGAATTCACATGAAGATATCGAAGTTTGTTGGTTTCGGTTTTGTTTGCATCTCGAGCCTGTTGGCCTATGCGCAGGCTGGACCGGCGCGCCCTGCGATTACTGGAATTTCGCACCTGAGCGTGTACAGCGCCGATGAAGCCAAGACTGAGTACTTCTATGTGCATGATCTTGGCGCGGTGAAGATGACCGATCCGGAGAATCCGCAAGGGGTTCGCTATTACTTCGGCCCCACGCAGTTTATTGAGGTGCTTCCGCTTCCGGCTGGTGAGACCTCGATCAATCGTCTCGATCACATGGCGTATCGGACTGCAGACGTAGAGGCGCTGCGCCGGTATCTTGAGGCCCACAGTGTTACTGTGCCGGGCAAGGCCGAACGTGGCAGTGATGGAAGCAGCTGGTTCGATGTGATGGATCCTGAAGGGAATAAGGTTGAGTTTGTTCAGGCCCCAACTAAGCCTGTCTCCATACCGATCAATCCGTTGAGCAGCCATATCATCCATATTGGATTCATGGCGCACCGGCAGGAGGTGGAGGATGCCTTCTATCGGACGATCCTGGGATTTCGCCCGTACTGGTTTGGCGGTGGCAAAGAGGGTGTCAAGAGCTGGATCTCGCAACAGGTTCCGGATGGAACCGATTGGGTGGAGTACATGATGGCGAGTGGTCCGGAGACCAGGGGGATTCCTGCCACGATGTCTCGTGCCGGACTGGGGAGCATGGATCACTTCTCGCTTGGGGTGGACAACATTGAGAAGACAACAGAACTGCTCTACGCTGGAGATCGACTGACGGGGAGAAACCTCAATGCTGGACCTAAGATTGGGCGCGATGGTAAGTGGCAGCTCAACCTCTTCGATCCAGATGAGACTCGTGCGGAGATCATGGAGTTTCAGCCGAAGGTAAAACCGTGCTGCTCACCGTTCACGGCGGAGAGTCCTATTAAAAAATAA